The genomic segment CTCGTCGTGACTTCATCGAGAGCAATGCCTTGGCGGTGTCTAACCTGGATTTCTGATCCAGCATCTGCCAAACAAAAAGGCCAACGCATTTGCGTTGGCCTTTTTTATTGGGTGTCAAAAAAGTGCAGGCAGCGATCTTTTGATTCTTACTCAGTCGCCGACGCCACACTCTCCAACCGATACCCATACCCATAAATCGTCAGCAACTGCCACCCACGCTCGACCGTCAGCCCAAGCTTGTTACGCAAACGATAGATGTGTGTATCCAGTGGCCGTGAAGACACCATCTCTTCATGGCTCCAGAACCGCGAATAGAGATACTCCCGGGACAGTGGCCGACCGAGATTGGTGAACAGGCAGCGTGCCAGGCGATATTCCCGCTCGGTCATGCCGATGGGCACGCCGTCGCGGGTCACGGTGAGTTCGGCGTCGTCGAACACAAGGTCATTGAAGTTCAGTACTTCGGTTGCCGCTGAGCGTTGCTGGCTGTGCCGGCGTAATACGGCTGCAACCCTGGCTTTCAGCTCATTGGGACGAAACGGTTTGCTGACATAGTCATCGGCGCCGGCATTCAGGGCCTGGACGATATCGGCTTCGCCATCGCGGCTGGTGAGCATGATGGTCGCCGGTGGGGATTCCATGTGTTCTCGGGTCCAGCGCAGCAACGCGAGCCCGCTGATATCAGGCAATTGCCAGTCCAGGATCAGCAGGTCATAAGTTTCCCGGCGCAGTTGGCGCAACAGGTCTTCGCCTCGTTCGAAGCTGTGCAGTGACCAGGCCGGTTCACCCGGTTCGGGCATCTGCTGCAGGGTCTGTTCCACCCGGCGCAGTTCGGCGGGTTCGTCGTCCAGTATGGCGACACGCATGTACGATGATTCCTTGAAGGCTGGTTGGCGGTCAGCGCGGCAGCAGACAATACCGGCTCGGTCGCGGGAGTGAAAGTAAGCCGCCAGCCATTGGTCGACGTCCGCTATGATTCTTCAGGTTGAATCTCCTACTCAGACCCGTGAGCCATGAACGAAATTCCCTGCCCCCTGCCCTGCCTGACATACCCATGAAAACTCAGCGCCGCCGAGAAAGTCGCGAGCCGACCCAGGTCCAGCGTTTATTCAGGCAACTGGTGCGCGAATGGTTGTGGATAAGTCTGCTGCTATTGCCGTTGACCGCCCTGCTTTCGTTCGACGCCCAGTCCGGCGAACTCGAAGGCACCGGCATTTTGGGCGCTTTGCTGTCAGTCAGTCTGGTGGCGAGTGTGCTAGGCCTGATGTTATTACGCCCCCGTCTGGCACTCTGGCTGACGCTGGGTGGGATGAGCAGTGCGCTGCTTATCAGCGCTTGCCTGGCGGAGGTCCATTGGTGGTGGTCACCCGCAGCCAGCCTGCTGGGCATGTTGTTCGCCTACCTGATCTGGAACTGGAGGCGCCTGAGTGTAGTGCTGACCTACTTCGGTTGGGAACTGGCACGCCTGGATAACGAGCCGAAAGTATTCCCCGAGCGCCGTCGCGCGCAGATGCCCACCAGCGATCCTTTACAGGGGCAAATCATGGCTCTCGAACAAGCCATGAGCCGCACCCGCGACACCCGCCGTTTCATCGCGGACGGTCTGGAATACCTGCCAGTGGCCACCCTGATCAGCGATCCGAAAGGCCGGATTTTGCTCGCCAACCGCAATGCTCGTGAAATGTTTGGTGCTGCTCTGGTTGAAGACGAAGTACTCGACCAACTGGCTCGGCTGGGATATCCCGAACTGGCCAATGGCGACCGCCCGTTGTTATCGACTTTGCCGTTATTGGAATTCAGAGACATCAAGGCCCGCAGCCTGCGACTCGAACGAGCGGCGTTGCTACCCGTAGATGGGGAAACGCCGATTGGCTGGCTATGGAGCCTGACTGACTTGAGTGTCGAGCGTGATGCCGAAGAACAGCGTGGGGTGCTCCTGCGTTTCCTGTCCCACGACTTGCGCGCGCCTCATTCGGCGATTCTCGCCCTTCTCGATGTGCACCGCCAGCAAGTGGGCGGTGACCCGGTGCTGTTTGATCAGATCGAGTTACAGGTGCGACGGGCACTGGATCTCACCGATGGTTTTGTACAATTGGCCAAGGCCGAGTCCGAGGCGTATCAGTTTGAACCGAGTCTGTTTGCGATGCTGGTGCTGGATGTTGTCGACCAGGCCCTGAGCATCGCTCAGATGAAGCAAATCGAACTGATTCACGATGTGGACAATGAGGCTCAGGAACGCTTGATCATGGCGGATCAGGCGTTGTTGACCCGGGCGCTGTTCAATCTGCTGGAAAATGCCATCAAGTACAGCGGCGCCGGAACGCGGATCAGTCTGGTTGTCCGCTGCCGGGACAATTGGTTGCAGTGCGATTTGATCGATCAGGGTAAAGGCATCGCCGCCGATGAACTGCCGGAGCTGTTCAGCCAGTACCGGCGATTCAAATCAGCTCAAGGCATCGATGGCGTGGGCTTGGGTTTGTCGATGGTGAAGGCCGTTGTTGACCATCATGAGGGACGCATCGAGTGTCAGAGCGAGGTCGGCAAAGGCACGACGTTCTCCCTGCACTTCCCGTTGCTGGATGAATAATCAGCTTTTGTAAAAAGGCATAAAAAAACCGGCTATATCAGCCGGTTTTTTTGCGTCCCGAAAAACTTATGCACCTTTTACGGCGTTTTATTAGCTTCAGAAATATGTATATAAATCATAAGCCTACAATTGAAAATCGCCATTTTTCGACAAAACGGTACACAGGTTATCCACAGAAATCAGACAGCCACCTGATCAGTCGAAGCCGACGCCTGCGAGGTGGGCGGCAAGGAACCCATTTCCCTCTGCATCTGTTCATTCCAGGCTTGTACCCGATCATTGAGCGCGGCAATGGCCCGCGGCCCGCTGCCCTCGGCATACATCGGTTCGCCGATGATCAGCGTGATGACGCCCTGCTGCTTCGCCCAGCCGGTTTTCGGCCAGAACTTGCCGGCATTGTGTGCAATCGGCAGTACCGGAAGTTCGGCGTTGACGGCCAAGGCGCTGCCACCGCGTGAGAATTTGCCGACGGTGCCGTATGGAACACGAGTCCCCTCCGGGAAGATCAGCACCCAGACGCCGTCCTT from the Pseudomonas sp. N3-W genome contains:
- a CDS encoding response regulator transcription factor, which produces MRVAILDDEPAELRRVEQTLQQMPEPGEPAWSLHSFERGEDLLRQLRRETYDLLILDWQLPDISGLALLRWTREHMESPPATIMLTSRDGEADIVQALNAGADDYVSKPFRPNELKARVAAVLRRHSQQRSAATEVLNFNDLVFDDAELTVTRDGVPIGMTEREYRLARCLFTNLGRPLSREYLYSRFWSHEEMVSSRPLDTHIYRLRNKLGLTVERGWQLLTIYGYGYRLESVASATE
- a CDS encoding ATP-binding protein: MKTQRRRESREPTQVQRLFRQLVREWLWISLLLLPLTALLSFDAQSGELEGTGILGALLSVSLVASVLGLMLLRPRLALWLTLGGMSSALLISACLAEVHWWWSPAASLLGMLFAYLIWNWRRLSVVLTYFGWELARLDNEPKVFPERRRAQMPTSDPLQGQIMALEQAMSRTRDTRRFIADGLEYLPVATLISDPKGRILLANRNAREMFGAALVEDEVLDQLARLGYPELANGDRPLLSTLPLLEFRDIKARSLRLERAALLPVDGETPIGWLWSLTDLSVERDAEEQRGVLLRFLSHDLRAPHSAILALLDVHRQQVGGDPVLFDQIELQVRRALDLTDGFVQLAKAESEAYQFEPSLFAMLVLDVVDQALSIAQMKQIELIHDVDNEAQERLIMADQALLTRALFNLLENAIKYSGAGTRISLVVRCRDNWLQCDLIDQGKGIAADELPELFSQYRRFKSAQGIDGVGLGLSMVKAVVDHHEGRIECQSEVGKGTTFSLHFPLLDE